A window of Gadus chalcogrammus isolate NIFS_2021 chromosome 16, NIFS_Gcha_1.0, whole genome shotgun sequence contains these coding sequences:
- the hepacama gene encoding hepatic and glial cell adhesion molecule a — MKVERKTSPRHRATGVPPLLTFLGLSLPLLFTGGVSGVNVTSQAQLVRGVVGRDALLSVSYTSTSLDQPVIKWQLKREGEKSVTVVQSIGTSIIGNLRPEYRDRILLYENGSLLIHNLQLSDEGVYEVEISITDDSFTGEHSIELTVDVPVSKPFVQMIASSVLEYSEHFSIHCAHNEGTKPIYSWMKGDNILTNDTRLLLSHDQKVLTIVRVQMADDDVYTCMVDNPISSTKSVPVRLSVYRRSSLYIILSTGGIFLLITLVTVCACWKPTKKKRRSAPQRVPVYEEPSENGHDIDVVPKPSTLGRRSPMPLYVLNEDETLERLEECSGNLHVPPDMNCAPVYISTQPPAFNASDRPLWSAPRRYPRSPAHSPMAHPLPIRPPGSSPAPLIPILSPPHSPGSSSLHAFNPIRKLRSPVGASAGQLAHRGAGSPLTTEGAHSPTLQ; from the exons ATGAAGGTGGAGAGGAAGACATCTCCACGCCACAGAGCGACAGGCGTTCCTCCGCTGCTGACGTTCCtgggcctctccctccctctgctcttcACAG GCGGGGTGTCGGGGGTGAACGTGACCAGCCAGGCCCAGCTGGTGAGGGGCGTGGTGGGCAGAGACGCCCTGCTGTCCGTCAGCTACACCAGCACCAGCCTCGACCAGCCCGTCATCAAGTGGCAGCtgaagagggaaggggagaagtCGGTGACGGTGGTGCAGTCCATCGGCACCAGCATCATAGGGAACCTGCGGCCCGAGTACCGCGACCGCATCCTGCTGTACGAGAACGGCTCGCTGCTCATCcacaacctgcagctgtcggaCGAGGGCGTGTACGAAGTGGAGATCTCCATCACCGACGACAGCTTCACCGGGGAGCACTCCATCGAGCTCACCGTGGACG TTCCCGTGTCCAAACCCTTCGTCCAGATGATTGCCTCCTCGGTCCTGGAGTACAGCGAGCACTTCAGCATCCACTGTGCCCACAACGAAGGCACCAAGCCCATCTACAGTTGGATGAAGGGAGATAACATCCTGACCAATGACACGCGTCTGCTGCTATCACACGACCAAAAGGTGCTGACCATCGTGCGAGTGCAGATGGCCGACGATGACGTCTACACTTGCATGGTGGACAACCCCATCAGCAGCACCAAGAGCGTGCCCGTCAGGCTCAGCGTCTACC GACGAAGCTCGCTATACATCATCTTGTCCACCGGGGGCATCTTCCTGCTCATCACTCTGGTgactgtgtgtgcctgttggaAACCCACCAA GAAGAAACGTCGGTCGGCCCCTCAAAGAGTCCCCGTCTATGAGGAGCCAAGTGAAAATGGCCACGATA TTGATGTTGTGCCCAAACCATCCACTCTGGGTCGAAGGAGCCCTATGCCTCTCTACGTTCTCAACGAAGAT GAGACACTGGAGCGGTTAGAAGAATGTTCCGGTAACTTACACGTCCCACCAGATATGAACTGTGCCCCCGTCTACATCTCCACCCAACCCCCGGCCTTCAACGCCTCCGACAGGCCCCTGTGGTCGGCCCCTCGCAGGTACCCCCgcagccccgcccactcccccatggcccaccccctccccatcagGCCCCCCGgatcaagccccgcccccctgatCCCCATCCTATCGCCGCCCCACTCTCCGGGCTCGTCATCGCTGCACGCCTTCAACCCCATAAGGAAGCTCCGCTCCCCGGTGGGGGCCTCGGCCGGCCAGCTGGCCCACAGGGGGGCTGGGAGCCCCCTGACCACCGAGGGGGCCCACTCTCCCACCCTGCAGTGA